The following coding sequences lie in one Drosophila sulfurigaster albostrigata strain 15112-1811.04 chromosome 2R, ASM2355843v2, whole genome shotgun sequence genomic window:
- the LOC133838531 gene encoding uncharacterized protein LOC133838531 isoform X7: protein MAFSTQKEFFHVPFMNESIDFECTDVCVKLKSYPSTNDDRSWSADEEKKSRFVSDLVSCNTPIFWRRGPEGGEPYDRPGGGPGGRGAGGPGGRGGPDDDYYDGRTGKPGQDGGRGGGRGKQGGRGGDGQDRGGGRPGRGRGQGAADGYGGRGQDQYGRGGPDQGRGPGVDGRSGKGRGQGHGPGGYGGTGKDQGGRGPSQGEGSGGYGGSGQDQRGRAPGQGPGGYGGPGQDYSGRGPGQGQGPGGYGGSGQDQGGRGPGQGPASGYGGPGQVQGERGQGLGPGGYGAPGQDQGGRGQGQGAGGPGQDQGGRGQGPGGYGAPGQDQGGRGQGQGAGGPGQDQGGRGQGPGGYGGPGQDQGGRGPGQGAGGPGQGPGGYGGPGQDQGGRGPGQGPASGYGSPGQDQGGRGQGQGPGGYGAPGQDQGGRGPGEGQGPGGYGGPGQDQGGRGPGQGQGPGGYGGPGQDQGGRGPGQGQGPGGYGGPGQDQGGRGPGQGQGPGGYGGPGQDQGGRGPGQGQGPGGYGGPGQDQGGRGPGQGRDGGGPGQGQGPGGYGGPGQDQGGRGLGQAQGPGGGPGQGQGPGRVVMAVRVRIGMGVDQVKDRDLVVMGVLAKIRVDEDQVKDRDLEVMGVLAKIRVDEDQVRTGPGGYGGPGQDLGWTRSRSGQGPGGYGGPGQDQGGRGPGQGQGPGGYGGPGQDQGGRGPGQGQGPGGYGGPGQDQGGRGPGQGRDGGGPGQGQGPGGYGGPGQDQGGRGLGQAQGPGGGSGQGQGPGSRGSYGGPGQDRDGRGPGQGQGPGGYGGPGQDQGGRGPGQGQGPGGYGGPGQDQGGRGPGQGRDGGGPGQGPGGFGGPGQDQGGRGLSQAQGRGGGPGQGQGPGSRGSYGGPGHDGDKRGQGQGQGQGGYGGPGQDQGVRGPGQGLGPGGYGGPGQDQGGRGPGQGRDGGGPGQGQGPGGYGSPGQDRGGRGPAQGTDFGGSGQGQGTGPYSGVDQVGRGPGQGRDGVGQGQGPGGFRSPGQEQGASRQGGPGQEQDRRGSRIGADKGPGQTDQGGRGSGQGRDGGPGARPGQGGPGPVQGQRGSRVAQDGQAPGRAQGPGAYGAQGYDQGRDGGAPGHGHGPTGFAGGPGQGQDPGGYGADQGGGPGGYGGGPGKQGGGPGGYGGGPGKQGGGPGGYGGGPGGPGDPRGSLGISDGNPLVGDALINAADETIENMKNVMAKNNLLPKEIIDELDRSTPPRVENAEIKRIMNQRYDPDKSRELRDKIVELEDSGKISPNDANGLYNLQRSIDDMNTAHEILEVENANLRRLIEKQSRRVSMETIKVDPERSNDVNYLQNKIDGMSKELLVLRQFEEDVMASGGPGSPGGTGRQQPPDLDVETIQQMLSERGGLRNKINTLGYLDKVGPLKKKKGDTDYAAGDLARNLEEQNQYIHDMECDIEEMQKYYETEVEQSKYNEELLKCTCNELQQQVIALQPAAQRCKCMQLEIDVLRNELRKRDLALNSYDCQYQQLMNVICELNQKYGNQRGDCPTFEVAECPNVGDDLAFYTGATLEHIRNELDKQVDCFKQMNQNKYSGGQDINNLQDCMDELERLRKLLGEKDGQLGVLIEDNECMCEAALESNKRLNQLDQKVRDLDRDTRYMEDGMRESIGLIQEIGDVARENERLKDRVNNMKTSELQDLTDDLKRQLEDCMKNKQMCEEINKNFKDALRELGADPDNIEKEAKEKIEQQWKAEEEAKRAAEAQAKADEEARAERMREQARELAEQKAAEDTAVGKPGEEPSEERQAEGQDTLTETPGTKPTGPEVEKIPKAEPEQAGAVLKEVPKATDRAPSQPGIKSAEAEKVAAKPSDKPVEKPADASADKAADKLVDKPADKSADRPADKPADKAADKPADKAADKPADKSADKQAEKAADKQAEKAADKKAVDKPAEKAADKPKDAGKPEPTAGQTPAAKAAEKAPAQPITSDPSAAKAGGEKPTAEAVGAKSGAPAADKSGAPAADKAGAAKAGQPTEKAVTPPATATGAAKQETTGQPTKPAEKSPAQPVTAAGGTKPGETASDAPPVAAAKKPAAADQAKAVEKPGAQPTATAAVEKPAAAGQGAKAAEKTGGQPAQAAVAEKPAAAGQPAEKAATQPTGAAGGAKQGPTGAPAKPAEKTPGQPTTATGGPKPGATTGDKTSAPGEKARASGQPGAKPAGAAAGAAGERKGLAAKPGLQGPGKERLGDEGISGAAGGKAAKAPKGKGDDYGRRGKKGSKHMDDTTEEQFDEFVRNTVKTLSAGEIDGVGLERELRKILDMFIDECGFCFCKCNIPKSRFYAICHRLYHHGLHTLDFKDLAYMHKRIFAAAENILPGALFNIIMKDIIAGNSQSLAPLCAPKETPVAEQQCCSCKSSLCCDDTEEKLMIKVMRLENDIENAKMCLKNLKSIPSNISIEAFRMEGGDSPVKDRVLRSSRGGNSIIMYKHIKQARNVKKSVVANN from the exons ATGGCTTTCTCCACCCAAAAAGAGTTCTTTCATGTGCCTTTTATGAATGAGTCTATCGACTTTGAATGCACAGACGTATGCGTGAAGTTAAAAAGTTATCCATCGACAAACGATGATCGATCCTGGTCGGCTGATGAAGAGAAGAAATCACGATTTGTCTCGGACTTAGTGTCCTGCAATACACCCATATTTTGGCGCCGGGGCCCTGAAGGAGGAGAACCTTACGACAGACCTGGAGGCGGTCCAGGCGGCAGAGGCGCTGGTGGACCTGGAGGCAGAGGCGGACCTGACGATGACTATTATGACGGTAGGACGGGTAAGCCTGGTCAGGATGGTGGTAGGGGTGGAGGGAGGGGAAAGCAAGGCGGTAGAGGCGGGGATGGCCAGGATAGAGGTGGGGGAAGGCCAGGTCGGGGTAGAGGTCAAGGCGCAGCTGATGGCTACGGAGGTAGAGGACAGGATCAATACGGTCGCGGGGGACCTGATCAGGGCAGAGGCCCTGGTGTAGATGGGCGGTCAGGCAAAGGACGAGGGCAAGGACATGGTCCGGGGGGCTATGGAGGAACTGGGAAAGATCAAGGTGGACGTGGACCTAGTCAAGGAGAGGGATCGGGGGGTTATGGAGGCTCTGGCCAGGATCAACGTGGTCGGGCACCAGGACAAGGTCCAGGTGGATATGGAGGCCCTGGTCAGGATTATAGTGGACGCGGACCAGGTCAGGGACAAGGACCCGGGGGTTATGGAGGCTCTGGCCAGGATCAGGGTGGGCGAGGACCAGGTCAGGGACCAGCTTCTGGTTATGGGGGCCCTGGTCAAGTTCAGGGAGAGCGTGGTCAAGGCCTGGGACCAGGTGGTTATGGAGCTCCTGGCCAGGATCAGGGTGGACGGGGACAAGGACAGGGTGCAGGAGGTCCTGGCCAGGATCAGGGTGGTAGAGGCCAGGGACCAGGTGGTTATGGAGCTCCTGGCCAGGATCAGGGTGGACGGGGACAAGGACAGGGTGCAGGAGGTCCTGGCCAGGATCAGGGTGGTAGAGGCCAGGGACCAGGTGGTTATGGAGGCCCTGGCCAGGATCAGGGTGGACGGGGACCAGGACAGGGAGCAGGAG GTCCTGGCCAGGGACCAGGAGGGTATGGAGGGCCTGGCCAGGATCAGGGTGGCCGTGGACCGGGTCAGGGACCAGCTTCTGGATATGGGAGTCCTGGTCAAGATCAGGGTGGGCGAGGTCAAGGCCAGGGACCAGGTGGATATGGAGCCCCTGGCCAGGATCAGGGTGGACGAGGACCAGGTGAAGGACAGGGACCTGGTGGTTATGGTGGTCCTGGCCAAGATCAGGGTGGACGAGGACCAG GTCAAGGACAGGGACCTGGAGGTTATGGGGGTCCTGGCCAAGATCAGGGTGGACGAGGACCAGGTCAAGGACAGGGACCTGGAGGTTATGGTGGTCCTGGCCAAGATCAGGGTGGACGAGGACCAGGTCAAGGACAGGGACCTGGAGGTTATGGTGGTCCTGGCCAAGATCAAGGTGGACGAGGACCAGGTCAAGGACAGGGACCTGGTGGTTATGGTGGTCCTGGCCAAGATCAAGGTGGACGTGGACCAGGTCAGGGTAGAGACGGTGGAGGACCCGGTCAGGGACAGGGGCCTGGGGGCTATGGAGGACCGGGTCAGGATCAGGGTGGGCGGGGACTGGGACAAGCCCAGGGACCAGGAGGAGGTCCTGGTCAGGGACAAGGCCCTGGCAGGGTAGTTATGGCGGTCCGGGTCAGGATCGGGATGGGCGTGGACCAGGTCAAGGACAGGGACCTAGTGGTTATGGGGGTCCTGGCCAAGATCAGGGTGGACGAGGACCAGGTCAAGGACAGGGACCTGGAGGTTATGGGGGTCCTGGCCAAGATCAGGGTGGACGAGGACCAGGTCAGGACAGGACCTGGTGGTTATGGGGGTCCTGGCCAAGATCTGGGGTGGACGAGGTCCAGGTCAGGACAGGGACCTGGAGGTTATGGTGGTCCTGGCCAAGATCAGGGTGGACGAGGACCAGGTCAAGGACAGGGACCTGGAGGTTATGGTGGTCCTGGCCAAGATCAAGGTGGACGAGGACCAGGTCAAGGACAGGGACCTGGTGGTTATGGTGGTCCTGGCCAAGATCAAGGTGGACGAGGACCAGGTCAGGGTAGAGACGGTGGAGGACCCGGTCAGGGACAGGGGCCTGGGGGCTATGGAGGACCGGGTCAGGATCAGGGTGGGCGGGGACTGGGTCAAGCCCAGGGACCAGGAGGAGGTTCTGGTCAGGGACAAGGCCCTGGCAGTCGTGGTAGTTATGGCGGTCCGGGTCAGGATCGGGATGGGCGTGGACCAGGTCAAGGACAGGGACCTGGAGGTTATGGGGGTCCTGGCCAAGATCAGGGTGGACGAGGACCAGGTCAAGGACAGGGACCTGGGGGTTATGGTGGTCCTGGCCAAGATCAAGGTGGACGAGGACCAGGTCAGGGTAGAGACGGTGGAGGACCCGGACAGGGGCCTGGGGGCTTTGGAGGACCGGGTCAGGATCAGGGTGGGCGGGGACTGAGTCAAGCCCAGGGACGAGGTGGAGGTCCTGGACAGGGACAAGGACCTGGAAGTCGTGGTAGCTATGGTGGGCCAGGCCATGATGGAGATAAGCGAGGCCAAGGTCAGGGTCAGGGCCAAGGTGGCTATGGAGGTCCCGGACAGGATCAGGGTGTACGTGGACCAGGTCAGGGACTGGGACCTGGTGGTTATGGAGGTCCTGGCCAAGATCAAGGTGGACGAGGACCAGGTCAGGGTAGAGATGGTGGGGGCCCCGGACAGGGACAAGGGCCAGGCGGCTATGGAAGTCCAGGTCAGGATCGCGGCGGGCGTGGTCCGGCTCAAGGAACAGACTTTGGAGGATCGGGTCAGGGGCAAGGAACAGGGCCATACAGTGGAGTAGACCAGGTTGGACGTGGGCCGGGACAAGGGCGAGATGGAGTCGGTCAAGGCCAGGGTCCAGGGGGCTTTAGAAGTCCCGGCCAAGAGCAGGGTGCAAGTCGACAAGGCGGTCCAGGACAAGAACAGGACCGACGTGGGTCACGTATTGGAGCCGATAAGGGACCAGGTCAGACAGATCAGGGTGGCCGTGGGTCAGGTCAAGGACGAGACGGTGGACCAGGTGCAAGACCGGGCCAAGGTGGTCCCGGTCCAGTGCAGGGGCAACGTGGATCTCGTGTTGCACAAGACGGACAAGCACCAGGTCGGGCACAGGGCCCCGGTGCTTATGGAGCACAAGGTTACGACCAAGGCCGCGATGGTGGAGCTCCAGGGCATGGTCATGGGCCAACTGGATTTGCTGGAGGTCCAGGTCAAGGGCAAGATCCGGGGGGTTATGGAGCCGACCAGGGAGGAGGACCTGGAGGATATGGTGGTGGCCCAGGAAAACAAGGTGGTGGTCCAGGAGGTTATGGTGGTGGCCCAGGAAAACAAGGGGGTGGTCCTGGAGGTTATGGTGGTGGCCCAGGTGGCCCTGGTGATCCTCGAGGAAGTCTTGGCATCTCTGATGGAAATCCGTTGGTCGGTGATGCTTTAATCAATGCTGCTGACGAGACAATTGAGAATATGAAGAACGTAATGGCTAAAAACAATTTACTACCAAAAGAAATTATCGACGAACTGGATAGATCAACACCACCCAGGGTAGAAAATGCCGAGATAAAGCGAATTATGAATCAACGTTACGATCCGGACAAAAGTAGGGAACTTAGAGATAAGATCGTCGAACTTGAAGACTCTGGGAAGATCAGCCCCAATGATGCAAACGGACTCTACAATCTGCAAAGATCTATTGATGATATGAACACAGCTCATGAGATTCTAGAAGTGGAAAATGCAAATCTGCGACGTCTCATTGAGAAGCAGTCCAGGCGCGTATCAATGGAGACCATTAAAGTCGATCCTGAGAGAAGCAATGACGTTAACTacttgcaaaataaaatcgatGGCATGAGTAAAGAACTTTTGGTGCTGCGACAATTTGAAGAAGATGTTATGGCATCTGGCGGGCCTGGTAGTCCTGGCGGCACTGGCAGGCAACAACCTCCTGATTTGGACGTCGAAACTATTCAACAAATGTTATCGGAGCGAGGCGGATTACGCAACAAAATTAACACGCTAGGTTATCTTGATAAGGTTGGTCcattgaagaagaaaaagggTGATACCGATTATGCTGCCGGAGACCTAGCACGAAATCTTGAAGaacaaaatcaatatattCATGATATGGAATGCGACATTgaagaaatgcaaaagtattaCGAAACCGAAGTGGAACAATCCAAATATAATGAGGAATTGCTTAAg TGCACCTGTAATGAGCTACAACAGCAAGTGATTGCTCTCCAACCTGCGGCTCAGCGTTGTAAGTGCATGCAATTGGAGATCGACGTGCTCCGCAATGAACTCCGTAAACGAGATCTTGCTTTGAATTCTTACGATTGCCAGTACCAACAGTTAATg aACGTCATCTGTGAGTTAAACCAAAAGTATGGAAATCAGCGAGGCGATTGTCCAACATTTGAAGTAGCTGAGTGTCCTAATGTGGGTGATGATCTAGCTTTCTATACAGGCGCCACGTTGGAGCACATTCGGAATGAATTGGATAAACAGGTCGACTGCTTCAAGCAAatgaatcaaaataaatattcggGTGGCCAAGATATCAACAATTTACAAGACTGCATGGACGAATTAGAACGCCTTAGAAAGTTATTGGGAGAAAAGGATGGCCAGTTGGGTGTATTAATTGAGGACAACGAGTGCATGTGCGAGGCTGCACTCGAGAGTAATAAGCGTCTGAACCAATTGGATCAAAAGGTTCGTGATTTGGATAGAGACACACGGTATATGGAGGATGGGATGCGCGAGAGCATAGGCCTAATACAGGAAATTGGAGATGTTGCTAGAGAGAATGAAAGGCTTAAGGATAGAGTTAACAATATGAAAACTTCAGAGCTTCAAGATTTAACTGACGATCTGAAAAGGCAATTGGAAGACTGCATGAAGAACAAGCAGATGTGTGAAGAAATTAACAAGAATTTTAAGGACGCATTAAGGGAACTCGGTGCTGATCccgataatattgaaaaagaaGCTAAAGAAAAAATAGAGCAGCAATGGAAGgccgaagaagaagcaaaacgAGCGGCTGAAGCTCAAGCTAAGGCAGACGAAGAGGCCAGGGCTGAAAGAATGCGCGAACAAGCAAGAGAGTTAGCTGAACAAAAAGCAGCAGAAGATACAGCAGTTGGTAAACCAGGGGAAGAACCAAGTGAAGAACGTCAAGCAGAAGGTCAAGATACATTAACGGAGACACCTGGTACTAAGCCGACTGGGCCAGAAGTTGAAAAGATTCCAAAAGCTGAACCCGAACAAGCAGGAGCTGTGCTAAAAGAAGTACCTAAGGCTACAGATCGTGCACCAAGTCAACCAGGAATCAAATCAGCTGAAGCTGAGAAAGTTGCAGCAAAGCCCAGCGATAAACCCGTAGAAAAACCAGCTGATGCGTCAGCTGACAAGGCAGCCGATAAACTAGTTGACAAACCAGCTGATAAGTCAGCTGATAGGCCAGCTGATAAACCAGCTGACAAGGCAGCTGATAAACCAGCTGACAAGGCAGCTGATAAGCCAGCTGACAAATCAGCTGACAAACAAGCTGAGAAAGCAGCTGACAAACAAGCTGAGAAAGCAGCTGACAAAAAGGCTGTTGACAAACCAGCTGAGAAAGCAGCTGATAAACCAAAGGATGCGGGAAAACCTGAACCGACAGCGGGACAAACACCTGCTGCTAAGGCTGCTGAAAAAGCACCTGCACAACCGATAACTTCTGACCCATCGGCTGCAAAAGCTGGTGGTGAGAAACCAACTGCCGAAGCTGTGGGAGCTAAATCGGGAGCGCCTGCTGCGGATAAGTCCGGAGCACCAGCAGCTGATAAAGCAGGGGCAGCGAAAGCGGGTCAACCTACTGAGAAAGCAGTCACACCGCCTGCTACTGCAACCGGAGCTGCGAAGCAGGAAACAACCGGACAACCTACTAAGCCAGCAGAAAAATCACCTGCACAGCCGGTTACAGCTGCTGGTGGGACCAAGCCGGGAGAAACAGCTTCTGATGCACCACCAGTAGCCGCGGCGAaaaaaccagcagcagctgaccAAGCTAAGGCAGTTGAAAAACCAGGTGCCCAGCCTACCGCGACAGCAGCCGTTGAAAAACCCGCAGCAGCAGGTCAAGGTGCCAAGGCGGCTGAAAAAACTGGAGGACAGCCTGCCCAGGCAGCTGTCGCTGAGAAGCCTGCGGCTGCGGGACAACCTGCTGAGAAAGCAGCGACTCAACCTACTGGAGCAGCCGGTGGTGCTAAACAGGGACCAACTGGTGCGCCTGCCAAGCCAGCAGAAAAAACTCCTGGGCAACCAACTACAGCTACAGGAGGACCTAAACCGGGTGCAACAACAGGCGATAAAACTTCAGCACCAGGAGAAAAGGCCAGAGCGTCCGGACAGCCGGGCGCCAAgccagctggagcagcagctggtgcTGCAGGGGAAAGAAAAGGCTTGGCGGCAAAGCCAGGCTTACAAGGCCCTGGAAAGGAGAGACTTGGGGATGAGGGAATTAGCGGAGCTGCTGGAGGCAAAGCTGCGAAAGCTCCCAAAGGTAAAGGTGATGATTACGGGCGTCGCGGAAAGAAGGGTTCCAAGCATATGGACGACACCACCGAGGAGCAGTTCGATGAGTTTGTAAGGAATACCGTGAAAACTCTATCGGCTGGCGAAATTGATGGTGTTGGCTTGGAAAGAGAATTGCGAAAAATACTGGACATGTTTATCGACGAGTGTGGTTTCTGCTTTTGCAAATGTAACATTCCCAAAAGCCGATTCTATGCTATTTGTCATCGACTATATCACCATGGTCTACACACTTTGGACTTTAAGGATCTGGCCTACATGCATAAGCGAATTTTTGCCGCAGCAGAGAATATACTTCCTGGCGCTCTCTTTAATATCATAATGAAAGACATTATCGCTGGCAATTCACAGAGCCTGGCTCCGCTGTGCGCTCCTAAAGAAACTCCTGTGGCGGAACAACAATGCTGCTCATGCAAAAGTTCTCTTTGTTGCGATGATACTGAAGAAAAACTCATGATTAAAG TAATGCGACTTGAGAATGATATTGAGAATGCCAAAATGTgcttaaagaatttaaaaagcaTACCATCGAATATTTCCATTGAAGCATTTCGTATGGAAGGTGGCGATAGTCCAGTAAA GGATAGAGTTCTTCGCTCTTCGCGCGGTGGTAATTCTATAATAATGTACAAGCATATAAAGCAGGCTCGCAATGTTAAG AAGAGCGTTGttgcaaacaatt